A window of Cryptomeria japonica chromosome 3, Sugi_1.0, whole genome shotgun sequence contains these coding sequences:
- the LOC131030987 gene encoding probable CCR4-associated factor 1 homolog 7 — protein sequence MMVKVKEDSVCIREVWADNLEQEFELIRSVVDRYPYVAMDTEFPGVVIRPYGRFRSRAEYHYHTLKANVDNLKLIQLGLTFSDEEGILAECGTGEPCVWQFNLREFNPTRDIHAPDSIELLRQSGIDFKKNNYMGINSRRFAELLMSSGIVLNENIKWVTFHSAYDFGYLIKLLTCNVLPCTLEGFFGLMKLYFPSVYDVKHMIKFCDGLYGGLNRVAELLKVERIGTCHQAGSDSLLTSSVFMKLREGLPTRSIDKCKNVLYGLGLEIRY from the coding sequence ATGATGGTTAAGGTGAAGGAGGATTCAGTTTGCATAAGAGAGGTGTGGGCAGATAATCTGGAACAAGAATTTGAGTTGATCAGAAGTGTTGTAGATCGATACCCATATGTAGCCATGGATACAGAGTTCCCCGGAGTTGTTATAAGGCCATATGGGAGATTCAGGAGCAGGGCAGAGTACCATTACCACACCTTGAAAGCCAATGTGGACAACCTCAAACTTATTCAACTTGGCCTTACTTTCTCAGATGAGGAGGGAATACTGGCAGAGTGCGGAACAGGTGAGCCCTGTGTGTGGCAATTCAACCTGAGGGAATTTAACCCCACTAGGGACATCCATGCCCCTGATTCCATCGAGTTGCTGAGACAGAGTGGGATTGATTTCAAGAAAAATAACTACATGGGTATCAATTCAAGGCGTTTTGCAGAACTATTGATGTCCTCTGGCATTGTTTTGAATGAGAATATCAAATGGGTTACTTTTCACAGCGCTTATGATTTTGGGTATCTGATCAAACTTCTCACCTGCAACGTGTTGCCCTGCACCCTAGAGGGCTTTTTTGGTCTGATGAAATTGTATTTTCCAAGTGTGTACGATGTGAAGCATATGATCAAGTTCTGTGATGGATTATATGGAGGTCTCAATAGGGTTGCCGAGCTGCTCAAAGTAGAGAGGATTGGCACATGCCACCAAGCAGGGTCTGATAGCCTGCTTACCTCATCCGTTTTCATGAAATTGAGAGAGGGGTTGCCCACCAGATCCATTGACAAATGTAAAAACGTTTTGTATGGGCTAGGTTTGGAGATTAGATATTGA